One genomic segment of Aquipluma nitroreducens includes these proteins:
- a CDS encoding NUDIX hydrolase, translating to MTSLILMETKEETCKYLDHISLDCVVFGFHSNQLKVLVLHMKTTGEWVLPGGFVYEDESIEVAANRVLKVRTGLDEIFLRQFNVFSDPHRSRRNPAVSDLILSGQTYPDASWFDKRFISVGFYALVEFSQVQPQPDELSDICEWVNLDKIGKLILDHNLILNKALETLRLQLTFQPIGYNLLPEKFTMSELRKLYETILGKELDRRNFQRKILAYDILIRLDEVRQGVAHKAPGLYKFNLDNYQKALEEGLSGRW from the coding sequence ATGACATCGCTGATTTTAATGGAAACAAAAGAAGAAACTTGCAAATATCTTGATCATATTTCGTTGGACTGTGTGGTGTTTGGCTTCCATTCAAATCAATTAAAGGTGCTTGTACTGCACATGAAAACTACCGGAGAATGGGTGTTACCCGGCGGTTTTGTGTATGAAGACGAATCAATTGAAGTCGCTGCAAATCGGGTATTAAAAGTACGCACCGGCTTGGATGAAATCTTTTTACGACAATTTAATGTTTTTAGCGATCCTCATCGGTCCAGACGAAATCCGGCTGTTTCTGATTTGATTTTATCTGGACAAACTTATCCGGACGCATCGTGGTTCGATAAACGTTTTATTTCCGTGGGTTTTTATGCTTTGGTCGAGTTTTCGCAGGTACAGCCTCAGCCCGATGAACTTTCTGACATTTGCGAATGGGTCAATCTGGATAAAATCGGTAAATTAATTTTAGATCACAACTTGATTCTGAATAAAGCATTGGAAACTTTACGTTTGCAATTAACATTTCAACCGATTGGCTACAATTTACTTCCCGAAAAATTCACCATGTCGGAACTCCGGAAACTGTATGAAACCATTTTGGGGAAAGAGCTTGACCGACGCAATTTTCAACGCAAGATACTGGCATACGATATTTTGATTCGGTTGGACGAAGTCAGGCAGGGAGTGGCACACAAAGCTCCGGGGCTGTATAAATTTAATCTGGATAACTACCAAAAAGCTCTTGAAGAAGGACTTAGTGGCCGATGGTAA
- a CDS encoding antibiotic biosynthesis monooxygenase family protein has protein sequence MFQVIWELKVKFKEREKFEKFYDPKGEWVKFFGKSPEYEGTDVLESGEGDGIFLVIDEWSSEEAYNEFVKSRKAEYDLLEEKARAASRTKKRIWINLNPEEE, from the coding sequence ATGTTTCAGGTTATTTGGGAATTGAAAGTAAAATTTAAGGAACGCGAAAAATTTGAAAAGTTTTACGATCCGAAAGGCGAATGGGTGAAATTTTTTGGTAAGTCGCCCGAATATGAAGGGACTGACGTTCTCGAAAGTGGCGAAGGTGACGGGATTTTTCTGGTGATTGACGAATGGTCGTCGGAAGAAGCTTATAACGAGTTTGTAAAAAGCCGCAAAGCCGAATATGATTTACTCGAAGAAAAAGCAAGAGCTGCCAGTCGCACCAAAAAGCGCATTTGGATTAATCTGAATCCGGAGGAAGAATAA
- a CDS encoding HAD hydrolase-like protein → MPQFTHILFDLDGTLTNPRLGIGNSLKYALRQMQIDGYSDEILERFVGPPLQDNFKNLFGMNERNTNLAVEHFRTYFGEKGLFENEPYQGISELLEELHLSGKRVYVVTSKLEKYAKMIMRHFEFDRYLDDLQGAEATGKHSGKGQLIEQLMERNRIPASASVVMVGDTHYDLIGAKENEISCIAVGYGFGTAESLSNCNPDFTVDSVEELAELLLG, encoded by the coding sequence ATGCCCCAATTTACCCATATTCTTTTCGATCTTGATGGAACCCTGACCAACCCTCGTTTGGGAATTGGTAATTCGTTAAAATATGCTCTTCGGCAAATGCAAATTGATGGTTACAGCGACGAAATTCTCGAACGTTTTGTTGGTCCACCACTTCAGGATAACTTTAAAAACCTGTTTGGAATGAACGAACGAAACACGAATCTGGCTGTTGAGCATTTCCGGACTTATTTTGGCGAAAAGGGACTGTTCGAAAATGAGCCCTATCAGGGTATAAGCGAATTGCTGGAAGAACTTCATCTTTCAGGGAAACGCGTTTATGTGGTTACCTCGAAATTGGAGAAATATGCTAAGATGATTATGCGGCACTTTGAATTCGATCGTTACCTTGATGATTTACAAGGCGCTGAGGCTACCGGGAAACACTCCGGAAAAGGTCAACTGATTGAACAGTTGATGGAGAGAAACCGTATTCCGGCGTCTGCTTCAGTTGTCATGGTAGGTGATACTCATTACGACCTGATTGGCGCCAAAGAGAATGAAATTTCGTGCATCGCTGTAGGATACGGATTTGGGACAGCAGAATCATTGAGCAATTGTAATCCCGATTTCACGGTAGATTCGGTAGAAGAATTAGCCGAATTACTGCTGGGATAG
- a CDS encoding diacylglycerol/lipid kinase family protein has protein sequence MENPLTKKWFVILNPHAGSGRGKKDQAEILKRLTKADFQYELAVSEFPKHIIQLTIDAIEKGYRNLIVAGGDGSLNEAVNGIFSQTFCLPEEITVGMIPVGTGNDWIKTFGIPNYYSEAVKILNQGEIMRQDIGRITFSENDLTKNCYFANMAGFGFDAMVATKTNQLKSKGRNGISLYLQALGSSLFNYRTTKTQVVIDGQKIDELIFSVSIGIGKYNGGGMMQAPGAIPDNGLFQVTIIRKIGLLGILRNLSGLYSGKYVNDYRVSTFQAKNISISSAHNIAGEADGETLGDNKFEIDIFSQKLAVIYNPQKYLKEK, from the coding sequence ATGGAAAACCCGTTGACAAAAAAGTGGTTTGTTATTCTGAATCCTCATGCCGGCTCAGGACGAGGTAAAAAAGATCAGGCAGAAATCCTCAAGAGACTTACCAAAGCTGACTTCCAATATGAATTGGCCGTTTCAGAATTCCCGAAACACATCATTCAATTGACTATTGACGCTATTGAAAAAGGTTATAGAAACCTGATTGTTGCAGGTGGCGATGGTTCACTAAACGAAGCGGTGAATGGTATCTTTTCGCAAACTTTCTGTTTGCCGGAAGAAATCACGGTTGGAATGATTCCGGTTGGAACGGGAAATGACTGGATAAAAACCTTCGGAATTCCGAATTACTACAGCGAAGCAGTGAAAATCCTCAACCAAGGAGAGATCATGCGCCAGGATATCGGACGAATCACTTTTTCTGAAAACGATTTGACGAAAAACTGCTATTTCGCCAACATGGCAGGCTTTGGATTTGATGCGATGGTCGCGACAAAAACGAACCAGTTAAAAAGCAAGGGACGAAATGGAATTTCACTTTATCTGCAAGCACTTGGTTCAAGTCTTTTCAACTATCGAACCACCAAAACGCAAGTCGTAATTGATGGCCAGAAGATTGATGAATTGATTTTTTCGGTCAGTATTGGAATTGGGAAATACAATGGAGGTGGAATGATGCAGGCTCCCGGAGCGATACCCGATAATGGACTTTTTCAAGTTACCATCATCCGGAAAATTGGACTGCTTGGCATTCTGCGCAATCTGTCCGGATTGTATTCCGGAAAATATGTGAATGACTATAGGGTTTCAACCTTTCAGGCAAAAAATATTTCAATCAGCTCAGCTCATAACATTGCCGGAGAAGCTGATGGTGAGACTTTAGGCGATAATAAGTTCGAGATTGATATTTTTTCTCAGAAATTAGCCGTAATTTATAATCCTCAGAAATATCTAAAGGAAAAATAA
- the mscL gene encoding large-conductance mechanosensitive channel protein MscL — translation MSLVKEFKEFAMRGNVVDLAVGIIIGGAFGKIVSSVVADVLMPPIGLLLGGVKFTDLKIFLTDPVVDAAGVITKQAVSINYGNFVQALVDFLIIAFAIFMMIKGMNSMKKKEVAAAVEAPAPPPPSNEEVLLAEIRDILKNK, via the coding sequence ATGAGCCTTGTTAAAGAATTTAAAGAGTTTGCCATGCGCGGTAACGTCGTCGATTTGGCAGTGGGTATTATCATTGGTGGCGCTTTCGGGAAAATAGTTAGTTCGGTAGTTGCCGATGTACTTATGCCACCAATTGGACTACTTCTGGGAGGTGTAAAATTTACTGACCTTAAAATTTTCCTGACTGATCCGGTTGTTGATGCTGCCGGAGTAATTACCAAACAGGCTGTTTCAATCAACTATGGTAATTTTGTGCAAGCATTGGTCGATTTTCTGATTATTGCGTTTGCTATTTTTATGATGATTAAAGGCATGAACAGCATGAAGAAAAAGGAAGTGGCTGCAGCTGTTGAAGCTCCCGCACCTCCTCCGCCGTCTAACGAAGAGGTTTTACTTGCTGAAATCAGAGACATTCTGAAGAATAAGTAA
- a CDS encoding S66 peptidase family protein, translated as MIYPEYLQKGDRIRIVAPAGKVSKDKLLPGIELLQDMGYEVIVGKHVFNRHFQYAGTDEQRATDFQEAINDTQTKAIICARGGYGSVRIISKLDFSSLLKSPKWLVGFSDITVFHSVLNKLGLASIHGAMPAFFLENKKPTKSFHSLMEVLTSGNSELNFESHPLNCKGSCSGELVGGNLSLLYSLQGTPWQLDTKGKILLIEDLSEYLYHLDRMMQNFKLSGQLNDLAGLVVGGFTEMQDNESPYGKTAYEIIYEAIEGCHFPVCFDIPSGHIPKNLSLILGANYQLQVAETCSLKRIQK; from the coding sequence ATGATTTATCCTGAATACCTTCAAAAAGGCGACCGAATACGGATTGTTGCCCCAGCCGGCAAAGTTTCGAAAGATAAGTTGCTTCCCGGCATTGAACTTTTGCAGGATATGGGCTATGAGGTAATTGTTGGCAAGCATGTTTTTAATCGGCATTTTCAATATGCCGGAACCGATGAGCAGCGGGCAACCGATTTTCAGGAAGCGATAAATGACACTCAAACCAAGGCGATTATTTGCGCACGTGGCGGTTACGGTTCGGTTCGGATCATCAGTAAACTCGATTTTTCGTCCTTGCTGAAAAGCCCCAAATGGCTGGTTGGATTCAGCGATATTACGGTGTTTCATTCAGTTCTCAACAAACTTGGGTTGGCAAGTATTCATGGCGCAATGCCAGCCTTTTTTCTTGAAAATAAGAAACCAACAAAAAGCTTCCATAGCCTGATGGAAGTGCTTACCTCCGGAAATTCCGAATTGAACTTTGAATCTCATCCGCTGAATTGCAAAGGTAGTTGTTCCGGAGAACTGGTGGGAGGAAACTTGTCGTTGCTTTACAGCCTTCAGGGAACGCCGTGGCAGTTGGATACCAAAGGCAAAATTTTGCTGATCGAAGATTTATCGGAATACTTGTATCATCTCGACCGGATGATGCAGAATTTCAAGCTGTCGGGCCAGTTAAATGATTTGGCCGGGCTGGTCGTAGGAGGTTTTACCGAAATGCAGGACAACGAAAGTCCGTATGGAAAAACGGCATACGAAATTATCTACGAAGCAATTGAAGGGTGCCATTTCCCGGTTTGTTTTGATATCCCGTCGGGACATATTCCCAAAAACCTGTCCTTGATATTGGGTGCCAATTATCAGTTACAGGTGGCAGAAACCTGCTCATTAAAACGTATTCAGAAATGA
- a CDS encoding YraN family protein — protein sequence MNKGHELGRKGEELAVGHLRSLGYEILEVNWFSHHLEIDIIAKDGNELVIVEVKARGTDSYEHPSEAVSNKKIRFLVNAAEAYIQEKDINLDTRFDVISIIFYGKGFEIEHFKDAFYPPIG from the coding sequence ATGAACAAGGGGCACGAACTTGGCCGAAAAGGGGAAGAACTGGCCGTTGGACACCTTCGGTCGCTCGGATACGAGATACTGGAAGTAAACTGGTTTTCGCACCATCTTGAGATTGACATCATCGCAAAAGATGGGAACGAACTGGTTATTGTGGAAGTGAAAGCCCGTGGAACTGATTCGTACGAACATCCGTCGGAGGCCGTTTCGAATAAGAAAATTCGCTTTCTGGTAAATGCTGCTGAAGCCTACATTCAGGAAAAAGATATTAACTTGGATACCCGATTTGATGTGATTTCTATTATTTTTTACGGCAAAGGTTTCGAAATTGAGCACTTTAAAGATGCCTTTTATCCTCCGATTGGATAA
- a CDS encoding response regulator, protein MEYNFTGKTILIAEDEAVSRFLFEKALKKTKANLFFVKNGVEAVEMIKDNTEIDAVIMDIRLPLMDGLEATTKIKELIPEMPVIIQSAYAMQSTREEALECGCDDFITKPIKVETLLALLHRHLIY, encoded by the coding sequence ATGGAATACAACTTTACCGGCAAAACTATATTAATTGCTGAAGACGAAGCCGTTAGTCGTTTTCTGTTTGAAAAAGCGCTAAAGAAAACAAAAGCGAACCTTTTCTTTGTCAAAAATGGAGTTGAGGCAGTGGAGATGATTAAAGATAATACTGAAATTGATGCTGTCATTATGGATATCAGGTTACCTCTCATGGATGGACTTGAAGCAACCACTAAAATTAAAGAGTTAATTCCTGAGATGCCTGTCATTATCCAATCGGCTTATGCAATGCAATCGACCCGGGAAGAAGCTCTGGAATGTGGCTGCGACGATTTTATAACCAAGCCGATAAAAGTAGAAACCTTGCTTGCACTTCTCCACCGGCACCTAATCTATTAG
- a CDS encoding glycoside hydrolase family 2 protein encodes MNRKQILGIALLSAISLVGCQKKDASLMVATKISANWTFHQADKEEWLPATVPGCVHTDLLANGKIEDPFYRLNEHKLQWIDKVNWEYKTTFNIDPDAIKRDRIALDFKGLDTYADVFVNGTQVLSADNMFREWLVDVKPQVKEGANELRILFRSPIIEGLKKYDANGYVIPVSDNDQAINGEVPDGKMVSVYTRKAGYHFGWDWGPRLVSSGLWRPVYLTVWDDARIENLQLKQNSVSEKEASLTAVFEIEANAVNEATVTIQNDGNELARTNIKLTKGISTYPVDFKIENPKLWWTNGLGEAHLYNIKGKLEIGKRITEKSERIGIRTLQLVRDKDANGTSFYFKLNGVPVFMKGANYIPNDVFPARVTDEMYQKVINTSKISNFNMLRIWGGGIYENDRLYDLCDQNGILVWQDFMFACAMFPGDDAFLENVKQEAADNIKRMRNHPSIAMWCGNNEILAAWFGWGWKQKEEAKSKENADKIWKSYTDIFHHILPDAVATYDPGRSYWDSSPCAGMGNPSDLNNGDDHYWGVWWGKDPFKMYATHIARFMSEYGFQSFPEMKTVKQYATPEDYDIFSEVMKSHQRSSIGNGTIEYYMLQDYKKPKNFESFLYVNHVLQAEGIKFALEGHRRAAPFCMGSLVWQINDCWPVASWSSTDYYQRWKALQYFAKKGFEPVLVSPYTNNDSLKVDIINDKLSEIKAQLVTKVLDFDGKEIWKETKDVTVPANSSNTFFGTKNSDFMKNIQANKQLFVVELVENNAIISTNTLYFKPIKDVLLPKPDVKFEINAVQDGFEISLSTDKLAKNLYMTIGDEEGFFSDNYFDLIPAQPVKIKLETKLTKEKLQEVFAIQTLDGAF; translated from the coding sequence ATGAATCGAAAACAAATTCTTGGTATAGCATTACTTAGCGCCATTTCGCTGGTTGGATGTCAGAAAAAAGATGCCAGTCTGATGGTCGCCACCAAAATTTCTGCTAACTGGACCTTCCATCAAGCCGATAAAGAAGAATGGCTTCCGGCAACCGTTCCGGGTTGTGTGCACACCGACTTATTGGCAAACGGCAAAATAGAAGACCCGTTTTACCGCCTGAACGAACATAAACTACAATGGATAGACAAAGTAAACTGGGAATACAAAACTACATTTAACATCGATCCTGATGCCATTAAACGTGACCGCATTGCCCTCGATTTTAAAGGATTGGACACCTATGCTGACGTTTTTGTAAATGGCACACAGGTTTTATCAGCCGATAACATGTTCCGCGAATGGCTGGTTGATGTAAAACCTCAGGTCAAAGAAGGAGCCAACGAATTGCGAATTTTATTTCGTTCGCCCATTATTGAAGGATTAAAGAAATACGATGCCAACGGTTATGTGATTCCTGTTTCGGATAACGATCAGGCCATAAATGGCGAAGTTCCAGATGGAAAAATGGTTTCGGTTTATACCCGAAAGGCCGGCTACCATTTTGGCTGGGACTGGGGGCCACGCTTGGTTTCAAGCGGATTGTGGCGACCTGTTTACCTGACCGTTTGGGACGATGCCCGTATCGAGAATCTGCAACTGAAACAAAATTCGGTTTCAGAAAAAGAAGCAAGTTTAACCGCTGTATTTGAAATTGAGGCAAATGCGGTCAATGAAGCAACCGTAACCATCCAAAACGATGGTAATGAACTGGCTCGTACGAACATCAAACTTACCAAAGGAATCTCAACTTATCCGGTCGATTTCAAAATTGAAAACCCAAAATTGTGGTGGACAAACGGTCTAGGAGAAGCTCACCTGTATAACATTAAAGGGAAATTAGAGATTGGTAAACGCATTACTGAAAAATCAGAACGTATTGGCATTCGCACACTCCAACTGGTTCGCGACAAAGATGCCAACGGAACTTCGTTTTACTTCAAACTAAACGGCGTACCGGTATTTATGAAGGGCGCGAACTACATTCCAAACGATGTTTTTCCGGCTCGGGTAACCGACGAAATGTATCAAAAAGTAATCAACACTTCCAAAATTTCAAATTTCAACATGCTCCGTATTTGGGGTGGCGGTATTTATGAAAACGACCGTCTCTATGACTTGTGCGACCAAAACGGGATTTTGGTTTGGCAGGACTTCATGTTCGCTTGTGCCATGTTCCCCGGCGACGACGCCTTTCTGGAAAACGTAAAGCAAGAAGCTGCCGACAACATCAAACGAATGCGCAATCACCCAAGTATTGCCATGTGGTGCGGAAATAATGAAATTCTGGCTGCCTGGTTTGGTTGGGGCTGGAAGCAGAAAGAGGAAGCGAAAAGCAAAGAGAATGCCGATAAAATATGGAAATCGTACACTGATATTTTCCACCACATTTTACCCGACGCCGTTGCAACATACGATCCGGGCCGCAGTTATTGGGACTCGTCGCCATGCGCCGGAATGGGAAATCCATCTGACTTGAATAATGGCGATGACCATTATTGGGGCGTTTGGTGGGGAAAAGATCCGTTTAAAATGTATGCCACGCACATTGCACGTTTCATGAGCGAGTACGGCTTTCAGTCATTTCCTGAAATGAAAACAGTAAAGCAATATGCTACTCCTGAAGATTATGACATTTTCTCGGAAGTAATGAAATCGCACCAGCGGTCTTCAATCGGGAATGGAACCATCGAATATTACATGCTTCAGGATTATAAAAAACCGAAGAATTTTGAATCATTCCTGTATGTAAACCATGTGTTGCAAGCCGAAGGAATCAAATTTGCACTCGAAGGTCACCGTCGCGCTGCGCCTTTCTGCATGGGAAGTCTGGTGTGGCAAATTAACGATTGTTGGCCGGTTGCATCGTGGAGTTCGACCGATTATTACCAACGCTGGAAGGCTTTACAGTATTTCGCTAAAAAAGGGTTTGAGCCTGTTTTGGTTTCGCCATATACCAACAATGATTCGCTTAAAGTGGACATTATCAACGACAAGCTCAGTGAAATAAAAGCTCAACTGGTGACCAAAGTCCTCGATTTTGATGGCAAAGAAATCTGGAAAGAAACGAAAGATGTTACAGTTCCGGCAAACTCAAGCAATACGTTCTTCGGAACAAAAAACTCCGATTTCATGAAGAATATTCAGGCTAACAAACAGCTTTTTGTTGTTGAGTTGGTCGAAAACAATGCAATAATTTCTACCAATACACTTTATTTCAAACCGATAAAGGATGTTTTACTTCCAAAGCCTGATGTGAAATTTGAAATTAATGCCGTACAAGATGGATTTGAAATTAGCCTGAGCACCGACAAATTGGCCAAAAACCTGTACATGACTATTGGTGACGAAGAAGGCTTTTTCAGTGATAACTATTTTGACTTAATTCCAGCGCAGCCAGTTAAAATAAAGCTTGAGACCAAACTGACTAAGGAAAAACTTCAGGAGGTATTTGCTATCCAAACACTAGATGGAGCGTTCTGA
- a CDS encoding DEAD/DEAH box helicase codes for MTNPIKNQTSILEKLSIEKLNAMQEEAQEAILTNPEIVLLSPTGTGKTLAFLLPIIAELDINCPEVQVLIVVPSRELAIQIEQVIREMGSGYKANAVYGGRTGSKDKTEIKHRPAILIGTPGRIADHLRRENFSAEFVATLVLDEFDKSLEIGFESEMNEILALLPKVQKKILTSATQEVEIPKFVGLNDPQIIDYLHEGNSQLKVKTVLSASPDKVETLAELLCHLGNQPGIVFCNFKDTIQEVSDFLNRNNIGHGCFYGGMEQKDRERALIKFRNGTHQLIVATDLAARGIDIPEIKFIIHFQLPQRAHEFTHRNGRTARMFNDGTAYVIKGKNENLPDFVENAEIEMLQKAPLPLPSIWRTLFVSGGRKDKISKGDIAGLFIKQGKLGNDQIGIIEIKTDCAFVAVQASEVNSLIKLVDNSKLKNKKVRVTEI; via the coding sequence ATGACAAATCCGATTAAAAATCAAACGAGTATTTTGGAGAAACTGAGCATTGAGAAACTCAATGCCATGCAGGAAGAGGCTCAGGAAGCGATTCTTACCAATCCTGAAATAGTATTGCTTTCGCCAACGGGAACAGGCAAAACACTGGCTTTTCTTTTACCTATTATTGCCGAACTCGATATTAATTGCCCTGAAGTTCAGGTGCTGATTGTGGTACCTTCGCGCGAACTGGCAATTCAGATCGAACAAGTTATCCGCGAAATGGGATCGGGCTATAAAGCCAATGCGGTTTACGGCGGAAGAACAGGGTCGAAAGATAAAACGGAGATCAAACACCGTCCGGCCATTTTGATTGGAACTCCAGGAAGGATCGCCGATCATTTGCGCAGGGAAAACTTCTCGGCAGAGTTTGTAGCTACGCTAGTTCTTGATGAATTCGACAAGTCTCTGGAAATAGGATTCGAATCTGAAATGAATGAAATACTGGCTTTGTTGCCAAAAGTTCAGAAAAAAATCCTCACCTCAGCCACTCAGGAAGTTGAAATTCCAAAGTTCGTAGGACTTAACGACCCACAAATTATCGATTATTTGCATGAGGGAAATTCACAACTAAAAGTCAAAACTGTACTTTCAGCTTCACCCGATAAAGTGGAAACCTTGGCCGAACTGCTTTGCCATTTGGGAAATCAGCCCGGAATTGTGTTTTGCAATTTCAAGGATACCATTCAGGAAGTGAGCGATTTTTTGAATCGGAATAACATTGGTCATGGCTGTTTTTATGGTGGAATGGAGCAAAAAGACAGGGAACGCGCACTCATCAAATTCAGGAATGGAACACATCAGTTAATTGTTGCTACCGACCTTGCTGCTCGTGGAATTGACATTCCGGAGATTAAATTTATCATCCATTTTCAACTTCCGCAAAGGGCTCACGAATTTACGCACCGAAACGGTCGCACCGCTCGCATGTTTAACGACGGAACGGCCTACGTAATCAAAGGAAAGAATGAAAATCTGCCTGATTTTGTTGAGAATGCCGAAATTGAAATGCTACAGAAAGCACCGTTACCATTGCCTTCAATCTGGAGAACTTTGTTTGTTTCGGGAGGACGAAAAGACAAAATTTCGAAGGGCGACATTGCTGGCTTATTCATAAAACAAGGAAAACTAGGGAATGATCAGATTGGAATCATCGAAATCAAAACTGATTGTGCTTTTGTTGCAGTTCAGGCTTCGGAAGTAAATTCATTGATTAAACTGGTTGATAACAGTAAGTTGAAAAATAAAAAGGTTAGGGTGACGGAGATTTAA